One genomic window of Actinoplanes lobatus includes the following:
- a CDS encoding phosphopantetheine-binding protein — protein MTAPLPTSAAELQAQIAEVLEEPADSFGPDDDLIDVGLDSIRLMTLVERWRSGGVRLDFADLAEDATVNGWWALLTAARQEAVR, from the coding sequence ATGACCGCCCCGCTGCCCACGTCCGCCGCCGAACTACAGGCGCAGATCGCCGAGGTCCTCGAGGAGCCGGCCGACAGCTTCGGCCCCGACGACGACCTGATCGACGTCGGCCTCGACTCGATCCGGCTGATGACCCTGGTCGAGCGCTGGCGCTCCGGCGGCGTCCGCCTCGATTTCGCCGACCTCGCCGAGGACGCCACCGTCAACGGCTGGTGGGCGCTGCTGACCGCCGCGCGGCAGGAGGCCGTCCGATGA